The Nakamurella antarctica genomic interval AGAGGCGTCTCGAGACCGATGCCGGTGGGCGAAGCAATACCGACGACGCTGATCCAGATCCACAGCGGAAGGCTCAGTGCGGCGATAACAGCAGTCGTGATGGGGAAAATTACCGACGGTGACTGGTAGCGCCGCGGCCTACGGTTGGTGATGGTGGATTCGGTCTGTCTCATCGCATGGTCCTGCATCCCCTACCGGGAAACCCGAGACTGGGGTTGCTGCTCGCACGTGAGCACCAAACTGTTTTCACAGTGACGACCGCAACATCACAGCAGCGTAACTGCATTAAGCGTCGATAAGTTCACCCGTGGAACAAAAGAATTCATGACGACCTGCTTCCACCCAATCGGGGGACATTTTGTACCCTTTCGATCGCGGTCGAAAGAAGAACCGCTGCATATGCGGTGTTTGTCCTGATTCTACCGTTCTGTGTCGCCTCGGGCCACCCATCCGGCCAACTAAAAGCACAAACGCCCCCCTTCTGGTCCTTCGAAGGTGGGCGTCTGGCCTATCGACTACTGGTGTGGCAGGTGAGAGATTCGAACTCCCGTAGCTTGCGCGGCTGATTTACAGTCAGCTCCCTTTGGCCACTCGGGCAACCTGCCGTGCTTCTTGCTAGCGCTCTCGCTGCCATGCGGTCGCGCTCGGGAGAATAATACAAGGACGGCGCGCGCAGAGCCCAATCCGCAGGTCCAACCGGTCGAGCACGGTGCAATGGTGCCTCGCGAGCTCACACCGTGAACAATGAGCTAGGAGCAGCCACCAATGGGCATCCGGGCAAGATTCACCGCCAGCGACGCTTCATCATAGGAAAGAGGTAGGGACCATGGCCGATCCGTCATTTGACGTAGTGAGCAAGGTTGAACACCAGGAGGCCGACAACGCCCTCAACCAGGCGGCTAAGGAACTGTCCCAGCGATTCGATTTCCGCGGGGTCAACGCAAGCATCGTCTGGGCCGGTGACGACGGTGTGACCATCACCGCCGACACCCAGGAGCGGTGCGCGGCCGCCATTGAAGTCTTCCGCGAGAAGCTGATCAAGCGTGGAATCTCGATGAAGTCCCTGGAGATTGACGAACCGCAATCGTCTGGCAAAATTTTCAAGGTCACCGGAAAAATCGTTGAAGGAATCGCTTCGGACAAGGCGAAGCAAATCGCGAAGTTGATCCGCGACGAGGGCCCCAAGGGGATCAAGGCAGAGATCCAGGGCGAGCAGCTGCGCGTCTCGGGTAAGAAGCGCGATGACCTGCAAGAAGTGATCGCGCTGCTGAAGGGCGCTGACTTCGAGATCGCCTTGCAGTTCACGAACTACCGCTGAGCTCCGTGCTTATCGACGACATAGACCAGCACATCGTCTCGTGTTTGGTAGTGGACGGGCGGGCCTCGTTTCGGGAGATCGGCGAAATTGTCGGTCTCTCGGCGCCTGCCGTCAAACGCCGGGTAGACCGCCTGCAAGCCTCCGGGGTGATCAGCAGTTTCACCGCACGGCTGGATCAGGGAGCGTTGGGCTGGAATACGCAGGCGTTTGTCAACGTCACGTTTCGCAACAACGTGAGCCCGGCTCGCATGCAAGAAGCGCTGGCCCCCATTCCGGAAGTGGTTGCTGCCTACACGGTTTCAGGCGACTCGGACTTGGTGGTGCATATTCGAGCGTCAAATATGCAGCATTTTGAGCAGGCTTTGGAGCGCCTACGCGCGCTTGATTCGGTCGACCGCACCGAATCCACCATTGTGTTGTCGACCCTGATCGACCGGCCTTCCCCGGTGGACAGACACTGATGAAACGCGGTGTGTTGTACGGGCTTACGGCCTACGTGCTGTGGGGCGCTTTCCCGTTGTACTTCCCGCTGTTGCAACCGGGTTCGGCCCTCGAGATCCTCTCGCACCGGGTTGTCTGGTCGTTCGTCACGATGGCGATTGTGCTGCTCGTGGTGCGGCGTTGGCGCACGTTCTCTCAGTTGCCGATCAAGGTGTGGGCCCAAATCTGCGCCGCCGCAGTATTTATCGCCGCGAACTGGGGTATCTACATCTACGCGGTCAATAACGGGCACGTCGTCGAAGCCGCGCTGGGTTACTTCATCAACCCATTGGTGAGCGTCTGCTTGGGGGTGCTGGTGTTGAAGGAGCGGTTGCGCCCCCTGCAGTGGACTGCGCTCGCGGTTGCCGCCAGCGCCGTTGTTGTCATTGTTGTTGATACTGGACAGATCCCGTGGCTGAGCTTGGGACTGGCGGCATCGTTTGCCACCTATGGACTGATCAAAAAGGTAGTGCCGCTGCGGGCTACTGAATCGTTGGGCGCCGAGAGCATGGTGCTGATGCCGGTGGCCCTGGGCTACCTCATTTACCTGCAGATCAGCGGCGGATCGAACCTGCTCACCAACGGTCCGTGGCACGTGGCGCTCCTTGCCTCCGCCGGACTGGTGACGGTAGTTCCACTGGCGGCGTTCGCGATGGCGGCGCCCCGACTCCCCCTGTCCACCATGGGCTTTTTGCAATATTTGACGCCGGTACTCCAGTTCCTTTTAGGTATCTTGGTGTTCCAGGAGCAGATGCCGCCTGCGCGGTGGATCGGTTTCATCATCATCTGGTGCGCGTTGGCGCTGTACACCTTTGACGCGCTTCGCGCCCAAAAGCGCGCCCCTAGAAACCGGCAAGCAGTGCGTACTGTGCCCGCACCTGGGCAGTGACGTCTTCCACTGTTTCCGCCGCGGCCTCTACCGCGTATCGGCCGCGGGAAAAGACGCAGACGAAGAACGTTCCCGCGCTTCCGGCGCACTGGACCCCCGGAACGTCGGTGGGCCCCTCGTATTCGGGGGCGGCCGGGTAGTAGGTGCCGTACTCGGACCAAAAAGCGGCCTGCACCACGAGTGCTCCGGCCGGGTCCGCCGCCCGGTACATGGTGGTGACACCGCGGCTGACGAGGTCGACTCCGGCCGCGGTAAGAGCCTCTTCGTCATCCAGCGGGTTGACGAAAAAGTGTTTCATCCCTTGGAAATCGAATACTTGGTTCTTGTTGACACTTCCGCCTTCGCTGCTGCCAAGCACGGTGTGCGCCAGCAGCCCTTCTCGGTCCGCGGGAATCCCCGCGAGATCGACTAGTTGCGTGGGCACAAATACTTCGCTGATCGGTAGCTGCGCGGTCAGCATGGATGCCACCTTTTGCGCCAGCAGTTCGATGCTGTCCGGAGAGGATCCGCCTGACGATGATGCCCAGACATAATTGACGACGGAACCCCGCGCAACGAACACATCCACCGACTTCGAGGTGGCTTCTGCCGCCACGCGCGCCGTCACAGCGGCGTTAAAACCGTTCAGCAGCACCACGTCTGCGGAGTCTGCGCCTTTGGCGATACCGATGCTGGCATTCAGATCGGTGGCCGCCACTACTGCCGCAGCGGGTGTGGCAAAACTCAAAACAGCATTAATGACGCTGTCGCTCCGGCCGCTGGAATCGGCGACGGTCTTCCTGGCGGAGGAAAACCCGGCGATCATGCCGTGTTTCGCCGCCACCTGCGGCGTGGCGCGCGGCACCAGGATTGCCAGGGCATCCGGGTTTTTGAGAATCGTGGTGGACAGCGCTGCGCTGGCGGTCATTTCCGGGAAAACAAAGGTGGGAACAAGCACATAGGCGGCCAGACGAGCTCCCTCGGCGATCCGGCCGGCAGCCTCGCTGCCTGCGGTTGGCGGCAGCGGTGCTGGAGTTGTGGGGTAGCTGGCATCCGCGACGCTCGACGGCTGCGGATCACTGGCACCAGCGGCGCTGCTCGGGTTGGCGCTGCTCGGGTTGGAGCTGTATCCGGGAAGGCCCTTGGTGTCAGCGGAAGAAGCCGCACTGATCGGCGCAAAATTAGTGGCCACATTTGTCGCAACCCCGACATCACCGGTGGAGCAGCTAGCGATCAGCGCACAGAGGCCGATGCCGGCAAGTTTTATCCGCAGATCCCCCGTCATGCACCTGACGTTACCGGCGACGCCGCTGATGGGGGCCCAGAAGCCTTCCTCAGCGGGAGCGGGCTACCACGAACTGGGTGAGTGATCCGAGCGCATCCCGGGACGGTGACTGTGGAAGTTCGCTCAGCGCGGCCGCTGCCTGAGCGGCATACCCGTCGAGCGTAGCGACCGCATGCTTCATCCCATCGGATGCGCGCAGCAGCGAAACAGCTTCCGCCACTTCACTTTCACTCGTTAACGGGCGGGTTACCAAGTCGATGAGCCGAAGATCGGACCCGCCCTGAATGGTGTACAGCGCAGGCAGCGTTGGGACACCTTCGCGCAGATCAGTACCGGGGGTTTTGCCGGAATCGGTGGAGGTGATGTCGATAATGTCGTCGGAGATCTGGAACGCCACCCCGACGGCCCGGCCGTACCGGCGCAGCGAGGCAATCTGATCGTCGGTAGCGCCGGAGAACATCCCCGCATACCGGGCGCACGTGTCGATAAGCGAGGCTGTCTTTTCGTCCAGCACCAGTAGGTGGTGTTCGATCGGGTCCACACCTTCGGCTGGGCCGATGGTTTCGCGTGTTTGGCCCGTAACGAGTTCGGCGAAGGTATCGGCAATGATGCGGACAGCGTCGGGGCCAAGGTCGGCTACCAGCCTGGAGGCGCGGGCAAAGAGGAAATCACCCGTCAAGATGGCAACCGAGTTACCCCAACGAGCATTCGCCGAGGTGGCCCCGCGGCGTACCTCGGCCTCGTCCATCACGTCATCGTGGTACAGGGTCGCAAGATGGATCAGCTCGACAACCGCTGCGGCAGTGGCGACTTCGGGTGCTTCGGGATGCGGACCGATGCCAGCGGCAACGAGGGTGAACAACGGCCGGAACCGCTTTCCGCCCGCATGCATGAGGTGCAGGGCAGCTTCGGTAACGAACGGGAAGTCTGAGGCAAGCTCCTGGTCGAGAAGTTTTTCCACCACGGCCAATCCCGTTGCCGCTCGGCCAGCGAGACCTGGATCTGCCAGATCGATGCCTGCAATCACACCCGTTGAACTCACCCTTTAAACCCTACGGGAGAAAGCCGTGGGCACGTGATTCTCGTCAGCGGCCCAGGGCTACTGTTTGG includes:
- the rarD gene encoding EamA family transporter RarD; translation: MKRGVLYGLTAYVLWGAFPLYFPLLQPGSALEILSHRVVWSFVTMAIVLLVVRRWRTFSQLPIKVWAQICAAAVFIAANWGIYIYAVNNGHVVEAALGYFINPLVSVCLGVLVLKERLRPLQWTALAVAASAVVVIVVDTGQIPWLSLGLAASFATYGLIKKVVPLRATESLGAESMVLMPVALGYLIYLQISGGSNLLTNGPWHVALLASAGLVTVVPLAAFAMAAPRLPLSTMGFLQYLTPVLQFLLGILVFQEQMPPARWIGFIIIWCALALYTFDALRAQKRAPRNRQAVRTVPAPGQ
- a CDS encoding Lrp/AsnC family transcriptional regulator, which gives rise to MDDIDQHIVSCLVVDGRASFREIGEIVGLSAPAVKRRVDRLQASGVISSFTARLDQGALGWNTQAFVNVTFRNNVSPARMQEALAPIPEVVAAYTVSGDSDLVVHIRASNMQHFEQALERLRALDSVDRTESTIVLSTLIDRPSPVDRH
- a CDS encoding DUF7373 family lipoprotein, whose product is MTGDLRIKLAGIGLCALIASCSTGDVGVATNVATNFAPISAASSADTKGLPGYSSNPSSANPSSAAGASDPQPSSVADASYPTTPAPLPPTAGSEAAGRIAEGARLAAYVLVPTFVFPEMTASAALSTTILKNPDALAILVPRATPQVAAKHGMIAGFSSARKTVADSSGRSDSVINAVLSFATPAAAVVAATDLNASIGIAKGADSADVVLLNGFNAAVTARVAAEATSKSVDVFVARGSVVNYVWASSSGGSSPDSIELLAQKVASMLTAQLPISEVFVPTQLVDLAGIPADREGLLAHTVLGSSEGGSVNKNQVFDFQGMKHFFVNPLDDEEALTAAGVDLVSRGVTTMYRAADPAGALVVQAAFWSEYGTYYPAAPEYEGPTDVPGVQCAGSAGTFFVCVFSRGRYAVEAAAETVEDVTAQVRAQYALLAGF
- a CDS encoding polyprenyl synthetase family protein; this translates as MSSTGVIAGIDLADPGLAGRAATGLAVVEKLLDQELASDFPFVTEAALHLMHAGGKRFRPLFTLVAAGIGPHPEAPEVATAAAVVELIHLATLYHDDVMDEAEVRRGATSANARWGNSVAILTGDFLFARASRLVADLGPDAVRIIADTFAELVTGQTRETIGPAEGVDPIEHHLLVLDEKTASLIDTCARYAGMFSGATDDQIASLRRYGRAVGVAFQISDDIIDITSTDSGKTPGTDLREGVPTLPALYTIQGGSDLRLIDLVTRPLTSESEVAEAVSLLRASDGMKHAVATLDGYAAQAAAALSELPQSPSRDALGSLTQFVVARSR
- a CDS encoding YajQ family cyclic di-GMP-binding protein translates to MADPSFDVVSKVEHQEADNALNQAAKELSQRFDFRGVNASIVWAGDDGVTITADTQERCAAAIEVFREKLIKRGISMKSLEIDEPQSSGKIFKVTGKIVEGIASDKAKQIAKLIRDEGPKGIKAEIQGEQLRVSGKKRDDLQEVIALLKGADFEIALQFTNYR